The DNA sequence GTTCGATATGTTCCTGACCAGCAGTGTATTGAATCCAAGTCCCTGAAGATCTATCTTTTCAGCTATCGCCAGGAGCCTACATTCATGGAAACCGTGGTCAACAGGATTCTGGATGATCTGGTGGCCAGATGCAGCCCCAGACAGATGAAGGTGACTGGCAGGTTCAAGGCCAGGGGCGGCATAGCCATAGATGTGGCAGCCGAATACAGCCGGGAAGGCTGATCTATTTTCCCACAGGCATGATGTACAGGGGAACTTCTTCCCTGGAGAGCCCCAGGACGTCCTGGACCCTCAGGTCATCAAAGGCTCCTATGACAACGGTGCCAAGGCCCAGTGATTCGGCCTGGAGATGAATGTTCTGGCCTGCGTGTCCAGCCTCCATGTAAACGTATCTTTGACCCCTTGGGCCGTATCTGCTGGTGGTCCTTTCATGGATTCCGGAAATGATTATCGCTGCAGGAGCATCCCTTACCGGTGACTGGCCCAGGGCCGCCCCGTAAAGGTCTTGTCTCAGGTCTCCCTGCCTTATCCTTTGCAATGCATTTTTTCCTGGCAGATATCTGTAGGTCCCAGGTTCTATTCCTTCCACGTTTCCTGCCACCAGGATCACCTCCAGAGGGAAGGTGGCCCCGGCTGATGGGGCTGACCGGAATTTTCTTCTGTCATCGGTCACTCCCTGGGCAGCCCACAGCAGCTGGCCGGCCTGATCCAGGGTCAGGGTCAGACCCTGGAAGTCTCTGAAAGATCTTCTCTGGGAGAGAGCCTTTTCCACTGACATCCCACCATCCCTGACTGGCTGGGGCAAAAGTATTTCCTGTCCGGAAGATGCGTTGGCCTTTCTCATTTCTCCACTTTTCTCCTGACTTATCCAAGGGACAAAAAACAAAATGAAAAGTCCCAGCAAGGTGGCTGTTGCAGCTTTCTTGTTCAGCATATTTATTATTTCTGGATCTTGAACCAATGTTTTTTTGACTTTGGAGAACACATTAACCAAGAAAGCAGTTCCTGGTCAAGGCTGTTTGGGTTTTGGCCTGTAAATTGCTTGCCAGTGGTCAGGAGGAAAATTTTTATGCGTGACAGCATGTACAGTGCCTTTTACGGGGCCATGACCCAGGAATCCAGGATGAATATCATATCCAATAATCTGGCCAATGTGAATACCACTGGCTACAAACGGGAAAAACTGGCCTTTGAGGATGTTTTTGTACGCTACGCGTCGGATTACGCTGATCCCAATGAGAGTCTGGAAGACCGGATTCTCTGGCCGGAGGCCAAACTCAGGAGTCAGACAAGGTCCAGCCCCACTCATGTGGTCTTCGAGCAGGGCGGCCTGAAAAGTACTGGCAACCGCCTGGATCTGGCCATATCAGGAGAAGGTTTTTTTGAAGTGGAAACCCTGGAAGGTGATGTTGCCTATACCAGGAACGGAGCTTTTTACCGCGACCCTGAAACCGGGGCCATGATTACCGGTCAGAGATTTCAGCTCCTGGGTGAAAACGGTCCGATCCTCATTCCCGAGGATGCGGCGGATATAGTTATTACCCAGGACGGACAGGTGGTGGCCGACGGTGAAGTGATTGACATCATCAATCTGACCACCTTTGACAACCTCAACGGTCTGGAAAAGATGGGACGCCAGCTTTTCCGGGTCAAGGAAGGAACAGACATCCAGGCTGAGCCTGCAGAAAATGCCTTGATCCAGCAGGGCTTTCTGGAGGATTCCAATGTAGAGGTTGTTTATGAAATGGTTAATATGATCAGTACCATGCGTAATTTTGAGGCCTTGCAAAAGGCCATGACCACGACTCATGAAAAAGATCAGCAGCTGATCAGGGATGTAGGCACTACCAGGTAGGGACTGGCAGAGATCTTATGGACAGGCCCATGCCTGATCTGGTTGATTTTATTTATAAATATAAAAGGACAAGGAGTTAATATTATGATGCGCTCACTCTGGACCGCTGCATCCGGGATGGCTGCCCAGCAACTGAGTATAGACGTCATTGCCAATAATTTGGCTAACGTCAACACCACCGGATTCAAGAAGAGCCGGGCAGAGTTTGAGGATTTAGTCTATCAGAATCTGAAGATTGCGGGTACGGAAAGTTTGACTGGAGACAGAATTCCGACGGGTCTGCAGGTTGGTATGGGAACAAGGCCTCTGACGGTGCACAAATTTTTTTCCCAGGGCGATTTCCAGCGTACGGACAATCCCCTGGACCTGACCATTGAAGGGGACGGGTTCTTCCAGGTCCTGGCCAATGACGAAGTAGCCTATACCAGGGCCGGGGCCTTCAAGCTGGATCAGGATGGAAGGATCGTTACTGCCAATGGTTATCCTTTGCAGCCCGAATTCGAGGTCCCCATGGAAACGGTAAACATAGTGGTCACAGAACAGGGCAGGCTGTCCTGCCTGGACAGGGCAGGGGATGAACTGGCCGGAGTTGATATACCTTTGTTTTCATTCATCAATCCTGCCGGAATGAAGAGCATGGGCCGAAATCTGTACCTGGAAACCGAGGCTTCTGGTCCGGCTGTGGAAGGGGTCCCGGGTGAAGAAAACTTTGGAACCATAGCCCAGGGTGTCCTGGAAATGTCAAATGTTGAACTTGTGGAAGAGATGGTGAACATGATCGTGGGACAAAGGGCCTATGAGATCAATTCCAAGGCCATAACAACATCGGACCAGATGCTTCAGATCGCCAATCAGATGAAGAGGTAAAGGGCCTGAAAGGATAAGGATGAATCCTGAAGGCAAGATGGCCATTCAAGTGTTGTTGTCCTGGATTTTATGGAATGGAGAAAACCCCATGAAAAACTGCAGCAAAATATCCGGAAATATCTCATTCTTGTGCCTGGTGGTCATAATGATCACCTGCTTGCAGGTCAATGCCCAGGCAGCAGCCCATCACTACTGGATAAAAGAACATGTGGCTGTTAAAGGCGAAGTCATAACCTTCGGGGATATTGCCGAACCCAGGACCGGAACTGCCGGGGAAAGCTGGGCTGAAGTCAAAAGTATTCAGCTGTGGAGGGCTCCTCAGGCCGGGCAGAGGATTGTACTGCAGAGAAATCAGGTCCTGCAGAGGCTGGGATCCATTGACCGGGATCTGGCTGAAAAAAGCATTGTCCCTAGGGAGATCATCTTTCAACGGGGAGCAAAGGTTTATTCTGAAGAAGAACTCATTTCCATTGTTATGGACCACCTGATCCCGGTGATGAGGGACATGGGGGATGAGGTGGATTTTCGGGATTTTCGTCTGCCTGTCCCGGTTTTTCTGGAAAACGCATTTGAACGGATAGAGATTCAGACCGCCAACGAGCCTGCTCCGGGAAGGGTGACCCTGAGGATCAATGTCCTGGACGGACATGATAATATGGTAAGAAGACTTTCAGGCAATGTTTTTGTTGATGTCTGGGCAACAGTAGCCTGTGCCCAGCGTCCCTTGAACCGGGGGGAGATTCTTTATCCCGGGGATGTCCGGTTTGAAAGGAAGAACCTGGCTTATGTCAGAAATGAAATCTGGGACGGGAAAACAGGTCCATGGCGGATCAGGTCGGCCATTGGCCAGGGCCAGCCAATTCTGCAGAGGTCTCTGGAGTCTGTCCCGGTTGTGAGTAGGGGTGATCAGGCCAACCTGGTTTTTGAGGGGCGTTATGTCACTTTGTCCGTTCCCGTGAGGGTGCTGGAAGACGGTCAACGCGGAGACCGGGTCATGGTCAGGAACCTGCAGACCAGGAAGGATATTCAGGGAGTGGTGGAGGACAGCAGCACCATTCTTGTCCGCTGAGCCGGGATGATGAAGATTGAATCACGGATCATGGAAATCAAAATGAGAGGCTGATATGAAAGGGATGAGAATTTATATTATAATTGCTGCCGGGATTATGCTGGCAGCATGTGCACCGGCTCAACACAAACCAACGCCAATGCCGTCTTACTCTCCGGAGCCGTACATTGATTCTATGGAAACCGTTGAAATGGACTCGCCCTCCCTGTTCAACCGGAACAGATCAGAATTCCTGTTCAGTGACAACCGGGCCAGAAACGTAGGCGATCTGGTTATGGTCAATATCCTTGAAGACACTGAAGCCAAAAATGAGGCAGACACTACAGCCAACAGAAGATCCAGCGTAAATCTCGGAGTAGAGCATTTCATGAATCGGAATTCCATGCATGCAATTCCCCTGGATACCGCCACTGGCGGCCTGCTTCCAGGTTTGGGGCCCAGGGGTACAGTAGGCGAGGATCCGATGATCCAGGCCGGATCAACCAGCAATTTCCAGGGAACCGGCGAGACCAACAGGGAGTCCTTTGTCCGGGCGATCATCTCGGCCAGAGTGGTCAGGGTACTTGACGGTGGAGTCCTGCAGATTGAAGGGGCAAGAAATATCAAGGTCAACGGTGAAAATCAGATCATCGTGGTCAGGGGGCTGGCCAGATCCAGGGATGTGGGACCAAACAACTCCATAGACTCCACCCAGCTGGCCGATGCCCATATCGAGGTTTACGGCCAGGGTATCCTGGCTGACAAGCAAAAACCAGGCTGGCTGGCCAGGCTGCTGGACAAGGTATGGCCGTTTTAGGAGCCAATAATTATGAAATCTGCGAATAACACCCTTATCCTGACCCTGGCTTTCCTGATTCTGGGATTCTTCTTTCCGGAACAGGCCCACTCAGTCAGGCTTAAAGACATCGCAAACTTCGGCGGAGTGCGGACCAACCAATTGGTTGGATACGGACTGGTGGTCGGCCTCTCGGGCACTGGTGATCGCAGGAGCGATCAGGCAACGGTCCGGTCGGTGGTCAATATGCTGGAAAGCATGGGAGTAAGCGTGGACCGGGGCAACCTCCAGTTCAGAAACGTGGCTGCGGTGATTGTCACCGCAGACATGCCTGCATCGGCCAGATCCGGGAGCAGGCTGGACGTGACCATCTCCTCCATAGGTGATGCCAACAGCCTTCAGGGGGGAGTACTGATTCAGACTCCTCTCAAGGGGATAGACGGTGAAATATATGCTCTGGCCCAGGGTCCTCTGACCCTGGGTGGGTTTTCTGTGGAGGGGCAGGCGGCTCAGGTCACCACCAATATCACCACTGTTGGCCGGATACCCAATGGAGCCATGGTGGAACGGGAAATTCCCTTCAGGTTTAATTCCCAGGAGAGCATTCAAGTCAACCTCAATGTTCATGATTTTTCCACAACTTCTCAGGTCATGGAGAGCATAAATGCCAGTTTCGGCCAGAACCTGGCGGCAGCCAAGGATATTTCAACCATCAGGGTGAATATCCCGAGTCAGTTCAGGGGCAATTTGATACCCTTCATGGCTGCCCTGGAAAATATCCAGGTCTCCCCGGACAGTCCGGCCAAAGTGGTGGTGGATGAGAAGACCGGCACTGTGGTTATTGGCGAAAATGTGCGTATTTCCAGGGTAGCGGTATCCCATGGAGATTTAAACATCATTGTCCGGGAACAGCCCCAGGTGTTCATGCCTGCTCCTTTTACCGAGGCTGATCCGGTTGTTGTTCCGGACACGGATATAGCAGTGATAGAAGAGGAAAGGCAGCTGGTGGTCATTGAGGGGGCTACCATCAACGAGCTGGTGGAAGGCCTTAATTCCATCGGAGCCACCCCCCGGGATCTGATCACTATTTTGCGGACTATAAAGGCAGCCGGCGCCCTTTATGCAGACCTTGAGGTGATATAGCATGAGTGATTCATTCAGCAATAGTCTGGCCGGTCAGCTGGACCAGAGTCTTGCCGCCGGCAGAGAACTTGAGATGAAACGGTTGAGAGACAGGTTCGGCTCAGGCAAGGATCAGAAACAGGAGCTTCGTGAGGCCTGTACTCAGTTTGAAGCTATTTTCATCCAGAGGATATGGGAACAGATGCGGGCCACTGTGCCTAAAGAGGGATACCTGCACAGCAGGGAGCAGGACATGTACACTTCCATGTTTGACCAGGAAATGTCCATGGAGATGGCCAGAGGCGGCGGAATAGGACTGGCCGACCTGCTCTATGGTCAGCTTAAGGAGCGTCTGGAGCGATCTGGAGCAGAAGCAGCTTCTGAGGCCGTTGATCTGAATCCAGTCCCATCCAGGCAAAATTTTCCCTCAAAAAAGGTTCAGGACGAAGCAATTCCTGCAAAAGAACTGAACACCGACCAGGTAAACCGGATCCTGGGCATGAATTCTTCCCCTGAGGAAAGAATGGATTTGCTGGCCCGGCAGATCAAGGCTTCACTGGGCGACAAAAATGATGACCTGCCGGAACTGGAGAAAAAGCTTGACGAGGTGGAGAACGGACTTGGTGACGGAATGGATCTTCCACCGCTGCACTGGCCTGTTCCCGGATCAGTGTCTTCGGGTTTTGGATGGAGGGAGGATCCCTTCACAGGAAAACAGGCCTGGCACGCAGGTCTGGATTTTGCGGTTCCCCAGGGTACACCGGTTGAATCATGCTGGCCGGGCCGGGTAACTTTTTCCGGTGAAAAGGGGGGATTCGGGAACAAGGTGATCATTGAACATGCCGGTGGATGGAAGAGTGTGTATGCCCATAACAGCGAAAACCTGGTTCAGGTTGGAGACCGGGTTGAGGCTGGTCAGAAAATTGCAAAGTCAGGCAATACAGGAAGGTCCACAGGACCGCATCTTCACTTTGAACTGAGGCAGGGGGATCTGGCCTGGAACCCCAAGATGATCAAAGATCGCCTCCTGGCTGGATTAAGCATAGGCCATGCCGGCAAGGAAGATACCTGATGGCATGACCTGCCTATGGCCAATTATTTTAGGGCAAGGTATTCAGGAAGGGGTGTTGGAAGGATTCAGACCAGAATCGGTCTGCCGGCTGGAAGCAGCTGCTGATGAGCACAGGAGAAAATCATGACTATTGAATCAGGATTGACCAGACAGAAGCAGGGGATGGCGGTTCTTTTTTCCCTGCTGGAAGAGGAATTCTCAGCTCTCATGGCCAATACCCCTGGTGAAGTGGCTTCGCTGGAATTTTCCATTCAGGAACTGGTCCGTCAGCTTATGGATGAGAAGGAGGAAATCAGGTCGGAACTTGACCGGAATGCTTTTTCCAAACTTGCGGACTATATTGAAGGCTTAAAGGATGATGACGCCCTTAAGATTAATGAGATTTTAAAGGGCATTCGGGCTCTGGAGGATAAATGTGCTGTCCAGGCCATGAAGAACAATGAGATAGCCAGGGCCCTGGCCGAACAGAGTGCCGGAATGGTCAATTTCTTTTACGATCAGCTGGCTCCCAGAGATGAGAATGTCTACTCATCCAAAGGCAGGTGGAACGACAGTGGTGCAAAATCCACCGGTCTGCTGAGGGGGAGGCTGTAATGTCCGGTATCGGTTCAGTCCTGGACATGGGCAAGAAAGCCCTTTTGGTCAACCAGAGTGCCATCCGGGTTGTCAGTAATAATGTTGCCAACGCCAATACACCGGGGTACAGGCGGCAGGCCGTTCGTCTAGAGGAGTCCATGGCCATTGACTATGCCCCGGGCCAGATGGGCACCGGCGTCAGCGCCAAGGAGGTATACCGGTATTTTGATGCTTTTATAGAAGATCAGTACAACACCAAGGCCTCTCAACGGGAAATGTGGATGACCATGCATTACAACCTGTCCAACGTGGAAATCCTCTTTAATGAAAGCATGGGTACTGGTGTGAATGAACTAATGGCCGGGTTCTGGAGCGACTGGCAGAACCTGTCCAACCGTCCTGAAGACATGAATGCCCGTTCGGTTCTCATCGCCAACACCAATAATCTTACCAATGCCATCAATCAGCTTAATAATGACTTGGCCAGGATCCAGTCCCAGGCCGATGACTTTATTCAACAGGATGTGGACAGGCTTAACGAGATAGTCAAAGAGATCGCCGAGATAAACAGGCACATCAATGCCCAGGAAGTTCCGGGCCGGAACAATCTGAATGAGATGCGCGACAAAAGGGATCTTTTGGTTAGGGAACTGGCTGAAATCATTGATATCAACTACATCGATAATGGCGGCGGCAACGTGACCATTACCACCAAGGCCGGGCACACCCTGGTGGAATCAGGTCACTCTTATGAGATAAAGTTTGAAAACCGTAAGATTTTCAATAACCTGACTCCAGGGTCAACTTTTACTGACCAGATATATTTTGAGGGAAGCTCCAGCTACGAATACACCATAAAGGTGGTCCATGAAGGAATGGGTATTGGACACGCTGATGACCCGACCCTTTTTAAGGTCTCGCTTGACGGTGGCCTGACCTGGATCAAAGATGCCAATGGAAATGAAACTTTTGAGGCTCAGGGTTATGATAACCGGGTCACTCTGCCTGTGGACGGAGTCAGTATCTGGTTCGGTTCAAAAGATGACCCGACCCAGCCTCCTGCCAGTGCCTTGAAACAGAATGACGAATTTCAGATCATTCCCAAGACTGGACTCTACTGGTATGAAAACAGCTCATCACCCATGAACATAACTCCCCAGGTCCTGAACAGCGGCCAGATGAATGATCGTCGGGTCACTGGGGGGTCTCTGGCCGGCCACTTCATCTTCCGGGACCATTACGCAGGAAAGTACCAGGAAAAGCTTGACGCTACAGCAAAGGCCCTGATCTGGGAGGTGAACAGGATTCACACTCAGGGAGCCGGCCTGGCAAATTTTACGGAAGCCACTGGCACTTATCAGGTAACCAATCCCAATGAGGCCCTGGGGTCTGCTTCTTCAGGCCTGTTTTTCGGAGACATGCTTCAAAGGGGCAATTTCACCATCCATATTTATGACAAGGATACAGGGGAGCATACTGCTGAAGTGCCTGATTTTGGGCCGGGAGGCTTTAACCCTGAAGAACACAGCCTGGAGGATGTCAGGGCAGCCATAGACGCTATAAACGGTTTAAGCGCCAGAATATTCAATAGCCAGCTGGTCATAGAGGCCGACGATGGGAATGAAATCGCATTTGGCAACGACACCTCAGGCCTGCTGGCCGGGCTGGGGATAAACACCTTCTTCCAGGGTGAAGGGGCTAGAGACTTGGCAGTCAATGATTTTGTGGGCAATAATATCGCCCATATCAATGCCGGTCATGTTAACGGTGCAGGTGAGATTAATTCGGGAGACAACCAGATGGCCCTGGACATAGCAGGTCTTCAGTACAAGAAGGTCTCCATCACCACCAGCTTTGAAGGAACCACCACCCAGACCATTCAGGAATATTACAACTCCCTGGTGGGCAATGTTGGTGCGGATACCAACATGTCCATGTTCAACGCCCAGTACAACAAGGCCCTGGCCGACGATCTCAATCGCAGGCAGGAAGAGATATCCGGAGTAAATCTGGATGAAGAGATGTCGTCCCTGATCAAGTTCCAGCACTCTTACCAGGCTGCTGCCAAGTTGATTTCAACGGCCCAGATGATGATGCAGACCCTTATAGGCATGAAGAGCTAACCAAGAGGAAAAGGACATGCGAGTCACCCAGAACATGCTGTATGGAAATTTTGTCAGCAATATGAATAATGCTACATACAAGCTGATGCAGCTCAACATGCAGGCCTCCAGCCAGAAGAAAGTGAACAGGCCGTCGGACGATCCCATAGGAACGGCCAGGATTCTTGGATACCGGGATTCCATATCGTCTTTGAATCAGTACCAGGACAATGTGGATACTGCCAAGGGCTGGCTGGGCCTGGCTGATGAAACCCTGATGCAGGTCAATAATGTCCTGATCAGGGCCAAGGAAC is a window from the Desulfonatronovibrio hydrogenovorans DSM 9292 genome containing:
- a CDS encoding SagB/ThcOx family dehydrogenase, with amino-acid sequence MRKANASSGQEILLPQPVRDGGMSVEKALSQRRSFRDFQGLTLTLDQAGQLLWAAQGVTDDRRKFRSAPSAGATFPLEVILVAGNVEGIEPGTYRYLPGKNALQRIRQGDLRQDLYGAALGQSPVRDAPAAIIISGIHERTTSRYGPRGQRYVYMEAGHAGQNIHLQAESLGLGTVVIGAFDDLRVQDVLGLSREEVPLYIMPVGK
- the flgK gene encoding flagellar hook-associated protein FlgK, whose amino-acid sequence is MSGIGSVLDMGKKALLVNQSAIRVVSNNVANANTPGYRRQAVRLEESMAIDYAPGQMGTGVSAKEVYRYFDAFIEDQYNTKASQREMWMTMHYNLSNVEILFNESMGTGVNELMAGFWSDWQNLSNRPEDMNARSVLIANTNNLTNAINQLNNDLARIQSQADDFIQQDVDRLNEIVKEIAEINRHINAQEVPGRNNLNEMRDKRDLLVRELAEIIDINYIDNGGGNVTITTKAGHTLVESGHSYEIKFENRKIFNNLTPGSTFTDQIYFEGSSSYEYTIKVVHEGMGIGHADDPTLFKVSLDGGLTWIKDANGNETFEAQGYDNRVTLPVDGVSIWFGSKDDPTQPPASALKQNDEFQIIPKTGLYWYENSSSPMNITPQVLNSGQMNDRRVTGGSLAGHFIFRDHYAGKYQEKLDATAKALIWEVNRIHTQGAGLANFTEATGTYQVTNPNEALGSASSGLFFGDMLQRGNFTIHIYDKDTGEHTAEVPDFGPGGFNPEEHSLEDVRAAIDAINGLSARIFNSQLVIEADDGNEIAFGNDTSGLLAGLGINTFFQGEGARDLAVNDFVGNNIAHINAGHVNGAGEINSGDNQMALDIAGLQYKKVSITTSFEGTTTQTIQEYYNSLVGNVGADTNMSMFNAQYNKALADDLNRRQEEISGVNLDEEMSSLIKFQHSYQAAAKLISTAQMMMQTLIGMKS
- a CDS encoding flagellar basal body L-ring protein FlgH; protein product: MRIYIIIAAGIMLAACAPAQHKPTPMPSYSPEPYIDSMETVEMDSPSLFNRNRSEFLFSDNRARNVGDLVMVNILEDTEAKNEADTTANRRSSVNLGVEHFMNRNSMHAIPLDTATGGLLPGLGPRGTVGEDPMIQAGSTSNFQGTGETNRESFVRAIISARVVRVLDGGVLQIEGARNIKVNGENQIIVVRGLARSRDVGPNNSIDSTQLADAHIEVYGQGILADKQKPGWLARLLDKVWPF
- a CDS encoding peptidoglycan DD-metalloendopeptidase family protein, coding for MSDSFSNSLAGQLDQSLAAGRELEMKRLRDRFGSGKDQKQELREACTQFEAIFIQRIWEQMRATVPKEGYLHSREQDMYTSMFDQEMSMEMARGGGIGLADLLYGQLKERLERSGAEAASEAVDLNPVPSRQNFPSKKVQDEAIPAKELNTDQVNRILGMNSSPEERMDLLARQIKASLGDKNDDLPELEKKLDEVENGLGDGMDLPPLHWPVPGSVSSGFGWREDPFTGKQAWHAGLDFAVPQGTPVESCWPGRVTFSGEKGGFGNKVIIEHAGGWKSVYAHNSENLVQVGDRVEAGQKIAKSGNTGRSTGPHLHFELRQGDLAWNPKMIKDRLLAGLSIGHAGKEDT
- the flgG gene encoding flagellar basal-body rod protein FlgG, whose product is MMRSLWTAASGMAAQQLSIDVIANNLANVNTTGFKKSRAEFEDLVYQNLKIAGTESLTGDRIPTGLQVGMGTRPLTVHKFFSQGDFQRTDNPLDLTIEGDGFFQVLANDEVAYTRAGAFKLDQDGRIVTANGYPLQPEFEVPMETVNIVVTEQGRLSCLDRAGDELAGVDIPLFSFINPAGMKSMGRNLYLETEASGPAVEGVPGEENFGTIAQGVLEMSNVELVEEMVNMIVGQRAYEINSKAITTSDQMLQIANQMKR
- a CDS encoding flagellar hook-basal body protein translates to MRDSMYSAFYGAMTQESRMNIISNNLANVNTTGYKREKLAFEDVFVRYASDYADPNESLEDRILWPEAKLRSQTRSSPTHVVFEQGGLKSTGNRLDLAISGEGFFEVETLEGDVAYTRNGAFYRDPETGAMITGQRFQLLGENGPILIPEDAADIVITQDGQVVADGEVIDIINLTTFDNLNGLEKMGRQLFRVKEGTDIQAEPAENALIQQGFLEDSNVEVVYEMVNMISTMRNFEALQKAMTTTHEKDQQLIRDVGTTR
- the flgA gene encoding flagellar basal body P-ring formation chaperone FlgA; translation: MKNCSKISGNISFLCLVVIMITCLQVNAQAAAHHYWIKEHVAVKGEVITFGDIAEPRTGTAGESWAEVKSIQLWRAPQAGQRIVLQRNQVLQRLGSIDRDLAEKSIVPREIIFQRGAKVYSEEELISIVMDHLIPVMRDMGDEVDFRDFRLPVPVFLENAFERIEIQTANEPAPGRVTLRINVLDGHDNMVRRLSGNVFVDVWATVACAQRPLNRGEILYPGDVRFERKNLAYVRNEIWDGKTGPWRIRSAIGQGQPILQRSLESVPVVSRGDQANLVFEGRYVTLSVPVRVLEDGQRGDRVMVRNLQTRKDIQGVVEDSSTILVR
- the queF gene encoding preQ(1) synthase, which translates into the protein MHDDTSSLTLLGRTKADYPSRVDSDILETFPNRFPQRDYQVVMATDEFTSLCPVTGQPDYGTIEVRYVPDQQCIESKSLKIYLFSYRQEPTFMETVVNRILDDLVARCSPRQMKVTGRFKARGGIAIDVAAEYSREG
- a CDS encoding flagellar basal body P-ring protein FlgI, producing the protein MKSANNTLILTLAFLILGFFFPEQAHSVRLKDIANFGGVRTNQLVGYGLVVGLSGTGDRRSDQATVRSVVNMLESMGVSVDRGNLQFRNVAAVIVTADMPASARSGSRLDVTISSIGDANSLQGGVLIQTPLKGIDGEIYALAQGPLTLGGFSVEGQAAQVTTNITTVGRIPNGAMVEREIPFRFNSQESIQVNLNVHDFSTTSQVMESINASFGQNLAAAKDISTIRVNIPSQFRGNLIPFMAALENIQVSPDSPAKVVVDEKTGTVVIGENVRISRVAVSHGDLNIIVREQPQVFMPAPFTEADPVVVPDTDIAVIEEERQLVVIEGATINELVEGLNSIGATPRDLITILRTIKAAGALYADLEVI
- the flgN gene encoding flagellar export chaperone FlgN → MTIESGLTRQKQGMAVLFSLLEEEFSALMANTPGEVASLEFSIQELVRQLMDEKEEIRSELDRNAFSKLADYIEGLKDDDALKINEILKGIRALEDKCAVQAMKNNEIARALAEQSAGMVNFFYDQLAPRDENVYSSKGRWNDSGAKSTGLLRGRL